The DNA window GTTTTCATCCGAAAATCCTTGTGCGCGAGCTTCACGAACTCGATTTGTTTCTTGAGGATATCAAGCGTGTCATTCTGACCCACGCGCATTTCGACCATACTGGCGGAACGTATTTATTCAAGGCGGCAAAGCTTGGCGCGCATCGGGACGAAGCCAAAATAATTGAGACTGGCGACAGCATCGCATCGCTTGCGACTTTGTTTTCAGCAACTCTCAAAAAGAAAAATGTCGATTTCAAGCTTGATGACGGCGATCTGATAAAATCAGGCGACTTAAAGCTGAAAGTAATACACACACCAGGCCACACAAAAGGAAGCATCTGCCTGTACGACGAAAAGAACAAGATTCTTTTTTCAGGCGATACGGTTTTTGCCGGAAGCTTCGGAAGGGTGGATTTTCCCGGGAGCAGTTCGCGCGAAATGAAACAAACTCTGGAAAAGCTCTCAAAGTTAGAAATCGACAAAATACTTCCGGGACACGGCGAAATTGTTTGGGGCTCGGGGAATGAAGTGATTAAAAGGCTTCTGCATTAGGTTTTTGAAATGCGGAAAAGAATCAGTACTTGATAATGATTTGTATCGGCAATGCTAAGAGCAATGTTTTATATACTATGAGACAATATAAGAAGACGGGGGGGTTATCGATGGTTAATGAACGGATTACTGAAGATTTTTTCAGAGATAATGTAAAAAAAGATGACTTTTATAAAAAAGGTAAAATTATTCTTGAAGAACAATCCTCTAAAAATATCAAAATCGATAAACTTTTAAAAAACGCTTCAAAAAATGGAATTGGTGGCGGTCGCCCTGAATTTGTAATTCAATTTAAAGAAAATCCTGATTTAATACTTATTGTAGAATGTAAATCAAATGTTTTATTTCATGAATCTAAAGAAGGAACAAAATATAAAGAGTATGCAGTAGATGGCGTGTTATTATATTCATCATTTTTGTCTAAAGAATACGACGTGATTTCTATTGCAATAAGTGGTGAAGAAAAAAATAATTTAAGAATATCTCATTTTTTGCAATTAAGAGGCACTGTAGAAGCTCATAAGATATTCGAAGAAGACAAATTATTATCATTGACAGATTATTTGAATGGATACAAAACAGATGAAAAGAAATTTAATCAAGATTATCAAGAATTATTAAAATATTCTAAAATTCTTAATGATAAATTGCATTCAATAAAAATCCCGGAATCGCAAAGAAGTCTTTTAATTAGTGGTGTTCTTATTGCTTTAACAGATAAAGCATTTCGCAATGCATACAAATTTCAGAAACCCAAAGAATTATCTGAAAATTTAATTAATACAATTAAAAATAAATTGACCAATGTTCAAAATGAACACATAAATGAAATTATTACTACTTACAGTTTTATTAAAACGCATACAATCATTTCTAAAGAAGAAAATAAATTAAGAGACATAATAACCGAGATAGATGAAAAAATAAATAATTTTATGAAAACATATAAATATTATGATGTTCTAGGACAATTTTATATTGAGTTTTTAAGATATGCTAATAATGATAAAGGATTAGGAATTGTTTTAACTCCGCCGCACATAACTGAACTTTTCTCAGAAATAGCCAATGTGAATAAGGATAGCATAGTTTTAGATAATTGCACAGGAACTGGCGGTTTTTTAATTTCTGCAATGAGAAAAATGATTAAAGATGCAGGAAATGATGGTAAAAAAGAAGAAAAAATTAAACACGAACAACTTGTTGGAATTGAATTTCAACATGAGATATTTGCGTTAGTTTGCTCTAATATGTATATTCATGGAGATGGTAGGAGTAATTTAATAAAAGGTTCTTGTTTTGATGAAAAAATAATAAAGCATGTTAAAGAATTTAAACCAAATGTAGGATTTTTAAATCCTCCTTACAAGTCTACAAAAACAGATCCAGAAGAATTAGAATTTGTTTTAAACAATTTATCCGTGCTTCAAAAAGGTTCATTATGCATTGCTATTATTCCCATGAGTTGTGCTTTAGCTCAAAGCGGAATTGGATTAACATTAAAAGAAAAATTATTAAGAGAACATACATTAGAAGCTGTTTTTTCTATGCCTACAGAACTATTTCATAATTCGGATGTGGGTGTAAATACTTGTGTAATGGTTTTCAGAACAAAAGAAAATCATCCAGCGAATTATAAAACTTATTTCGGATATTGGAAAGACGATGGGTTTATCAAAAGAAAATCCGGAAGGGATGATTATAAAAATAAATGGAGCGAAATAAAAAAATATTGGTTGGAAAATTATAGAAATAAAGAAGAAATTGAAGGGTTTAGTGTTAAAAAATATGTGGCAGCCAATGATGAATGGTGTGTAGAAGCATATATGGAAACAGATTATTCTAAATTAAATGAAAAAGATTTTGAAAAAACATTAAAAGATTTTGTCGCTTTTAAATTTTTAAACAGGGGGATTTAATGGTTAAAGTAAAAGATTATTTTGATTTAAATTATGGTGTTAATTTAGAATTCTCCAATATGGAAGAAGATTCTAATGGCATTCCATTTGTAGCCAGAACCGAAAAAAACAATGGTGTTGTTGGCAAAGTCAAATTAATTGAAGGAATAAATCCAAATCCGGCAAATACGATTTCAGTTTCTTGTGGTGGTTCTGTAATGGCGAGTTTTTTACAAGAAGAACCGTACTATAGTGGGTTTCACATACTATACCTAACACCAAAAATAAAATTAAATGAAAGAGAATTATTGTATTATTGTATGTGTCTAAAACAAAATGCCTGGAAATATTCATATGGAAGGCAAGCAAATAAAACTTTAAAAGATTTAGAAATTCCATCCAAGGAAGAAATTCCTACTTGGGCGTATTCATTAAAAGTCAATGAATTGAAAAAAGAACCAATTATCTCTAAAAAAATTGAATTAGATGTTAAAAATTGGAAAAATTTTAAGATTATCGATTTATTTGAAATTAAGAAGGGTGAAAGATTAGTAAAAGAAGAAAGAATAGAAGGAATGATTCCATTAATCACCGCAACTTCTGAAAATAATGGTGTTGTAGATTATATCTCTTATGATGACTTTAAGGATAATAAAAAGATTTTTAGAGATAAAGTAACTATTGATATGTTTTTTAATGTATTTTATCATAATTATGGCTATTTTAGTGATGACAATGTTCATACCCTAATTCCGAAAAATATTTCTCTCAATAAATATGTTTGCCTGTTTTTGGCAACAACTCTAAAGAAACTTCATTACAAATATGATTTCGGCAGGCAGGCAAGATTACAAAGATTAGATTTCGATGAAATCAAATTACCCGTAGATAAAAAAGGAACTCCTGATTGGCAAGTTATGGAAGAGTATATAAAATCATTGAATTACAGCTCAAATTTATAGGTATCCTCATGAATATTATAAAAACCGCAGAAGGTGTACAAAGCGCGAATTTTGATAAAACTCCCGAAGCCAGACGGTTATTTGGGCGACTGGATTCTTTTGTTTCGCGCCTTTCTAAAGCGGATGATGTCGCGATAATATTTCATACCGATGCAGACGGCATTACTTCAGGCGTCATTGCAACAAAAGCGGTTGAGCGCGTTTCCGGGAAAAAACCCGCGCTGTTCTTAACGCCAGCGCCTTCAGAAGTCACGCTTTCGAAAAAAATGGTTGCAGGGCTCAAAAAAAAGAGAATCAATAAAGTGATTGCAGTCGATCTGAATGTTGATCAGGATCCGAAGTCCATAAAAGAAATCGAAAAATTTGCTGAAATTCTTATTCTTGACCACCACACAATCCAGAACGATGTAAATTCGAAAAAGACCGTAATGATCAAACCGCAAATTTTCTCAAAAATTGCGCCTTCCAGATATTGCGCGTCAAAGCTGACTTACGACATATTTTCCCGATACACGAATCTGTCTGATTTGGCATGGCTTTCTGTTATCGGCATTTACGGCGATATGGCAGAGAACGAGTGGGTTGGTTTCATTTCA is part of the Nanoarchaeota archaeon genome and encodes:
- a CDS encoding MBL fold metallo-hydrolase, coding for MSVRRINESVKIISSGGFEPNLYIINNELLIDAGTGFHPKILVRELHELDLFLEDIKRVILTHAHFDHTGGTYLFKAAKLGAHRDEAKIIETGDSIASLATLFSATLKKKNVDFKLDDGDLIKSGDLKLKVIHTPGHTKGSICLYDEKNKILFSGDTVFAGSFGRVDFPGSSSREMKQTLEKLSKLEIDKILPGHGEIVWGSGNEVIKRLLH
- a CDS encoding SAM-dependent methyltransferase; translated protein: MVNERITEDFFRDNVKKDDFYKKGKIILEEQSSKNIKIDKLLKNASKNGIGGGRPEFVIQFKENPDLILIVECKSNVLFHESKEGTKYKEYAVDGVLLYSSFLSKEYDVISIAISGEEKNNLRISHFLQLRGTVEAHKIFEEDKLLSLTDYLNGYKTDEKKFNQDYQELLKYSKILNDKLHSIKIPESQRSLLISGVLIALTDKAFRNAYKFQKPKELSENLINTIKNKLTNVQNEHINEIITTYSFIKTHTIISKEENKLRDIITEIDEKINNFMKTYKYYDVLGQFYIEFLRYANNDKGLGIVLTPPHITELFSEIANVNKDSIVLDNCTGTGGFLISAMRKMIKDAGNDGKKEEKIKHEQLVGIEFQHEIFALVCSNMYIHGDGRSNLIKGSCFDEKIIKHVKEFKPNVGFLNPPYKSTKTDPEELEFVLNNLSVLQKGSLCIAIIPMSCALAQSGIGLTLKEKLLREHTLEAVFSMPTELFHNSDVGVNTCVMVFRTKENHPANYKTYFGYWKDDGFIKRKSGRDDYKNKWSEIKKYWLENYRNKEEIEGFSVKKYVAANDEWCVEAYMETDYSKLNEKDFEKTLKDFVAFKFLNRGI
- a CDS encoding restriction endonuclease subunit S, with translation MVKVKDYFDLNYGVNLEFSNMEEDSNGIPFVARTEKNNGVVGKVKLIEGINPNPANTISVSCGGSVMASFLQEEPYYSGFHILYLTPKIKLNERELLYYCMCLKQNAWKYSYGRQANKTLKDLEIPSKEEIPTWAYSLKVNELKKEPIISKKIELDVKNWKNFKIIDLFEIKKGERLVKEERIEGMIPLITATSENNGVVDYISYDDFKDNKKIFRDKVTIDMFFNVFYHNYGYFSDDNVHTLIPKNISLNKYVCLFLATTLKKLHYKYDFGRQARLQRLDFDEIKLPVDKKGTPDWQVMEEYIKSLNYSSNL